The Hymenobacter sp. DG01 sequence GTGACCATTGCGTACTAAGTCGGGAAAGAACTGCAGGAAAAAGGTGAGCAGCAGTAGCCGAATGTGCATACCGTCTACGTCGGCATCAGTGGCAATTACGACCCGGTTATAGCGCAGGTTTTCAATACCTTCCTCGATGTTTAGCGCGTGCTGAAGCAGGTTTAGCTCCTCGTTCTCGTACACGATTTTCTTTTTCAGCCCAAAGCAGTTCAGGGGCTTACCGCGTAGGGAGAAAACGGCCTCTGTTTCCACATTGCGGCTTTTGGTGATAGAGCCCGAGGCAGAATCACCCTCGGTAATGAAGAGGGTAGTAAGCAGTTCTTTCTCCGCATCCTTAGTTTCGCCCAGGTGCAGACGGCAGTCACGTAGCTTACGGTTATGCAGGTTGGCTTTTTTGGCGCGCTGGTTAGCCAGCTTCTTCACGCCGGCCATGTCTTTCCGCTCCCGCTCGCTTTGCTCAATGCGCTTGCGTAGCGCCTCGGCTACTGCCGGGTTTTTGTGCAGGTAGTTATCGAGGTGCTCCTTCAGAAAATCGACAACGAAACCGCGTACCGTAGGCCCATCGGGGCCCATGTTGATGGAACCTAGCTTGGTTTTGGTCTGTGACTCGAACACCGGCTCCTGCACGCGCACCGAAATGGCCGCAATGATAGAGCTGCGGATATCGGCGGCATCGTACTCTTTCTTGTAGAACTCGCGTACCGTTTTCACTACCGCCTCACGGAAAGCCGCCAAGTGCGTACCGCCCTGGGTGGTGTACTGGCCGTTTACGAAGGAGTAATACTCCTCGCCGTAATCATTACCGTGGGTCAGGGCTAACTCGATATCCGGACCTTTGAGGTGAATAATGGGGTAGCGCAGGCTTTCCGGGTCGGCTTTGCGAGCCAGCAAATCCAGCAGGCCATTCTCCGAGTAGTACTTCTGGCCGTTGAAGTTAATAGTCAGACCGGCGTTCAGATAAACGTAATTCCAGATCTGATTTTCCAGGTACTCCGGGATGAAGCGGTAGTTGCGGAAAATAGAATCGTCGGGCTGGAAGGTCATCAGCGTACCGTTGCGCTGGCTGGTTTTCACCGGCTTAGGGTCACTGGTAAGAACTCCCTGCGAAAACTCCGCCGACTTCATCAGGCCTTCGCGCACGCTCTGAACTAAAAAGTAGTTGCTGAGCGCGTTAACCGCTTTGGTGCCTACCCCGTTTAAGCCCACAGACTTCTGGAATACTTTGGAGTCGTATTTACCGCCCGTGTTAATCTTGCTTACTACCTCCACCACCTTGCCCAGCGGGATGCCGCGCCCGTAGTCCCGTACCTGTACGCGGCTGTCCGAAATCTTAATGTCGATGGTGCGGCCGTGGCCCATCACGTGCTCATCGATGGAGTTGTCAATCACTTCCTTCACGAGCACGTAAATGCCATCGTCGTAGCTGGAGCCATCCCCGAGCTTACCGATGTACATGCCGGGGCGCAGCCGGATGTGCTCGCGCCAGTCGAGGGAGCGGATGCTGTCTTCGGTGTAGCCGTGGTCGGGGGTAGCGGCGGGTACTTGTTCTTCAGCCATGAAATCGGGTAATCAAATTTGAGGTAAAATAACACAGAAAATTGGCCTTTTCCGCGTCTTTCTTTCGCTATTCAAGTTAGCAAAACTTCATTTACCAACCCAGTTGAGCGCCGGATTGTTCCTCTCAAACCGTACAAATCCTGCCAACCTCCTTGCTTTCACTTCTTTTGTTTTACCAATTTACTTAGCAACATGTTTCCTCCCGCTACCCAACATCATTTGCCTCCTTCGGGCCACAAACCCAATCCGGAGGTAAAGCAGGCTCCGGTGGTTCAGTTTGCCTTCCTCATGATTGGGGCAGTGCTGCTGGTGTACTCCCTGCGCGTTCTGGATGATGTGCTGCTGCCCTTGGTTTTTTCGGGCATTTTCTCGCTGCTGCTCCTGCCCATTTGCCGGTGGCTGGAGCTAAAGGGCCTACCCCGGGTGCTGGCCATCATCCTGTGTTTGCTGCTGCTAGTGCTTATTGTAGCCGGCGTGGTGGTAGGCTTTGGCTCGCAGCTAGCCCAGTTCAAAAACGAGATACCCAAGCTGCAAACAAAAACGATGGAGTTCTTCAACTCGGCTCAGGAGTGGGCGCACCAGCGCTTTGGCTACCAGCCCATGAGCATTGAGGAGGTAAAGGACTCCACGATGAAGGCGCTGAAAAAGTCGGGCGGCACGTATCTGGGCACCACGCTCAACACCACTACCTCGGCCCTAAGCAACATTCTGCAGGTTTTCATATACATCTTCTGTCTGCTGCTCTACCGCGACCATCTGCGCCAGTTTATGTTCCGCTTTGTGGCCCCCGATAAGCGCACGGCGGTGCTGCATACCGTGGACAGTATTCAAACGGTAGTGCAGGCGTACATCTCCGGCCTAGTGAAGGTGATTATCATCGTGGCCGTGCTCAACGGAATTGGGCTGGTAGCACTGGGGGTGAAATTTGCGGTGTTCTTCGCCATTTTCGCTTCGGTGCTGGCCGTCATTCCCTACATCGGCATCATGATTGGGGCTACCATTCCGGCCATTATTACCCTGGTAGAAACCGGCTCCATCGTGCAGGCCGCGCTAGTGATTGGGGTATTCGTAGTGGTGCAGTTTCTAGAAGGTAATTTCATCACGCCCATGATTACCGGCTCACAGGTGAGCATTAACCCGCTGGCTGCTATTCTGGCCCTGATTCTGGGCAACGAGCTGTGGGGCACACCGGGCATGATTCTGAGCATCCCGATCATGGCTGTTATCAAGGTAGTGCTGGATGCCAGCAAGGTTACCGAGCCCTGGGGCTTCCTGCTCGGTGATACGGCAGAAGGGGAAGATTCCACTAAGCCCGGCGAAAAGCAACCCGGTTTCTTTGGCCGGATCTGGGCACGCGTAACCGGCAAAGCTGCCTAGCACTTACGGGTAAGCGCCTGTTGCTTCAATGAATCCTCATCAGCCCCGGCCGGTGAGGATTCTTTTTTGGCCCGGGGTCAAAAAAGTACTGATAACCGAAATTTTATAATCCGGGGAAGGCAACCCGCGCAAGCCCGGCGGGGTATAAAAGCCCATCTGTCCCCTACTTCAGGACGCATAAATCTCTTTCCTTTCATTCAAAAACTCTTGATCATGGCCACTATAACCGGCGATACTGCCCGCGCTTACAACGACCTCGTAGAAATCAACAAAACCGCCGCTAAAGGCTACCAGGAAGCCGCCGAAGGTGCCAGCAGCGCTGATCTGAAAGCGAAGTTCAGCCAGTTCAGCCAGCAGCGCGCTCAGTTCGCTTCCGAGCTGTCGCAGCACGCCCAGCAGTACGGCATCAGCACGGAAGAAGGCAACACGGTAGAAGGCCTGGTAGCTGACGCCGCCGCCGCCGTACACCGCGGCTGGATCAACATCAAATCGGCCATTACGGGCCAGGACGACAGCGCCATTCTGGGCGAGTGTGAAACCGGCGACGCCGTAGCTCTGCAATCGTACGAAACGGCTCTGAAGGCCTCCGAACTGCCCGCCGAAGCCCGCAACGTACTGCAAAAGCAGCACGGCGAAATTCTTTCGGCCAAAAACTGGGTTACCCAGCAGAAAGGCACCCGCTAGGCCGCCTGCCCACATAATCACAAAAAAGCCCGCCTCATTGGCGGGCTTTTTTTGTTTTCCGGCTTCGTGCAGCTGGTACGGGTTTGGTGCTCCTACCCTATGCAACCTTCCGGGGGCCTATCTTTGTTACCAATAGGATTAGCATTTTTGTTTACCTGATTACGCGCCTCGTTTGTACGCTATCATTGACCTTGAAACTACCGGAGGGCAGCCCGCGCAGGACCGCATCACGGAAATAGCCATTTACATCCACGATGGGGAGAAGGTGGTGGATGAGTTCAGCACCCTGCTGAACCCCGGCCGGCCCATCCCGTTTTTCATCACCCAGCTCACCGGCATTACGGATGATATGGTGCGCGACGCCCCGAAGTTTCATGAGGTGGCGCGCCGGATTGTGGAAATAACGGAGGGGTGCGTGTTCGTGGCCCACAACGTGCGCTTCGACTATTCTTTTCTGAAAAAGGAGTTTGCCGACCTGGGCTACAACTACTCGCGCAAGACCCTGTGCACCGTGCGCCTGAGCCGCTCCCTGATGCCGGGGCAGCCCAGCTACAGCCTGGGCAAGCTCTGCCAAAACATTGGCATTCCGCTCAACGACCGGCACCGGGCCACCGGTGATGCCGCCGCTACGGCCATCCTGTTTGGGCGGCTGCTCAAGATCAGTCAGCAGGAAGAGGCGCTGCAGGCACCGGGCCTGAGCCCGGCTGAAACCCTGGCGGCGGTAGATGCCAACGCGCCTTCGGGCCGGAAGCCGGCAGCTAGCGCCACGGCACCGGCTACCAAGCAGCCCTCGGCCCGCAAAATCAAGGCCGTGCAGGATGCCATCCGGACGGCCCTGCTACCCCCCAACATCACCCCGGAAAAGGTAGCCTCCCTACCCCAGGAAGCTGGGGTGTACTACTTCCACGATGAGCAGGGGGAGGTTATCTACGTCGGGAAGAGCATCAACATCTATAAGCGGATTCAGCAGCACTTCGCCGTTGATTACAAGTCGCGCAAGAGCATTGAGTTCAAGAACTCTATTTCCGACATCACCTGGGAGCTGACGGGCTCGGAGCTGGTGGCGCTGCTCTATGAGTCGCATGAGATAAAGCGCCTGAAGCCCTTGTACAACCGGGCGCAGCGCCGCTCGGTGTTTCCGGCCGGCATCTTTCTGCGCACTGATGAGAATGGGTACAAGCACCTCTACTACGGCCGCGCCGACGACCACGCCCAGTCGCACCCGCTAATTGCGCTGGGCAACCAGTACAAGGCTAAGGGCTTCCTGTTTCATAAGGTCGCCAAGTTCAATCTGTGCCAGAAGCTCTGCGACCTGTACAAAACCACCGGTTCCTGCTTTGATTATCAGGTGCACCGCTGCAAGGGCGCCTGCATTGGGCTGGAGCCGGCCGAAGAGTACAACCAGCGCGTAGAGGCCGCCATTGAGTCGTTTACGTATGAGCACGGCTCCTTTGTAGTTACCGGCCCCGGCCGCCGCCCCGACGAGAAAAGCATTGTGGTGGTAGAAAACGGTCGCTACCTGGGCTTCGGCTACGTGGATGACACCTTCACGGCCCGCCGCCTCCCTGACTTTATTGAGGCCATTACCCGCTACAACGACAATAAGGATGTACAGCAGATCATCCGGCAATACCTGCGCACCAAGCACAAAGACAAGGTAAAAATCTTCAAGAATGCGGGGTAAAACCTATTGCCAGGTGTAGTGGGCGTGCCCTGCATTTAGCTGTTGTATTGAATAGCAGAACTGCTATCTTCAGGGCAGACGGTCGGTGGCCGCCTGCAACCCGATGAAGTATGGCCGTTGTGTACGAATCTTCCTACCTGCGAATACGGCACGAACCAGACAACCGACTGCTGGAGCTAGAATGGCTGCACCCAGTCAGTGGCGAGCAGCTGCGGGCCGGACTCATGGTAAGCCTGCGCTCGGCCGAAGAACTCCAGATCAGGGCCTGGATTGGCAACATGAAAAACCTGCAGACCATTGTGTTTCCCGATCAGCAATGGATTTACGAGGAGTGGTTTCCGCGTTTTGCACGGTTGGGGGTGCGCCGGCTGGCCGTGGTAGAGCTGGGCAATAGCGGCAGCCGGATGGGCATCGCGCAGATTATGCGCCATTCGGAGGGGCTGGTTCCGCTGGCTACGGCCTACTTTGCTACCCCCGAAGCGGCCCGCAACTGGGCCCGGCATTGGCGCGACGAAACTATGCTGCCGGGCAACGGGATTCCGGCTTATCCCTCGGGTTCCTGATTTAGGAAGAGGCACTGCCACTTTGCTGTTGTGGAAGCCACTGTAAGGCCTGGGTTTCCAGGCATTTGTTCGCGGAAGGAAGGGGCAGTGTAATCATACAATCCAGCACCGAAAGCTAAACTAATTGCCTACCCCTCCCGGCTAGGCCCGCGCCGGGCAGGTAGCGCTCCTGCCCAGCCGGGCGGCTAGTATAAGCGGTGCCGCAACAGCCAGCCGGCTCCATCAAACTCTTCGGCCCGGGGCTGGTATTTCTCTACCGCTGTTTTTCCGAGGCGCAGGGTGTTGCCATCGGCGTTGTCGTACACGGTGAGGCGGCTGCGGGGGCGGGCCGGCGCGGAAGCAGCCTCCAGCAAGTCCTGGCCGGCCCCATCGTACACCCCAATCTTGAACCGAGGGTCCGGGTCGCCGCGGAGCTCAAAGGCATCGTTGCCGCCTAGCCCAAACAGCTTGATGGAGCGGGTTTCGGGGCTATGGAATACGCGCTGCTGCAGCAACGTGGCGCCCTGCGGCGTGAGCCGGTACACCTGCACCCGCACCTGCCGGGGCCCAAGGGCCTCCAGCACAAACCGCTCGGCCTCATCAGTGCCCGGCAGCTCTACGTCCCGGGCCAGCAGCTCGTAGAACCGGGCGGCCACGGCCGGCAGCTGCTCGCGCCGGCTGCGCAGCTTACGGGTAAACTCATCGGCGCCCAGCTGCTGCACCTCCCGGGGCCACACAGCCAGGGCCCGCGCAATAACATCATCCGACAGAGCGCCGCGCAGGGAATCGGCAATCTGCTGAAAATCCTGCCGGGTCAGGTAGGGTAGCAGGGATTTATCCATGGGCCGGGCGGCGCTGTTCAGGCCCTCCACATCAGAAAGCCGGATTTTTTCGTGGAAGCTCTGGTAGTTGGGCTTCACCCACCCGATGATGTGGGTTAGCAGGCCGTCATCAAACTTAAAGAAGGCGTGGTCCCGGTCGCGCGGAATGGCCCGGTACACCGTACTGCCCCCGGCGGCCGGGAAGCTGGCCCAGCGCCACTGGTCCTCGCGGCGGCTCCAGTCGCCGAGCCACATATCAAACAGGCGACTGCGCAGATACTGGCGAGCATCTACCTGATACTGGGAGCTGGTTACCAGGTTGGTAAAGGCTTGGCGCGAGCTTACTACCTGGCTGGAAAAGCCGAAGCTACCGACGGTACGCTGGTCGCCCTCGGGGCGCTCCTCAAACAAGTACAAGGCATTCCCAAAACTTTCGCGGTACTCGCCCAGGGCTGGGTCATCGGCCACATACACCAGTCGCGGATTGGTATAGTATATGCCCGCGGCCTGGGCCAGGGGCGGCACTATATAGGCCCCATACGGATGAATTACGCTGGTCTGGTCCTTCATCAGACGACCAATGGGACCTTGCTGCAGGCCTTCGGGCAGGGCCTTGGTAGCATCCTTGTCCACGGAGCGCAACACGTACTGTACGCCGTTGCGGTCCACCAGACGCAGGTTTTTGGTCTGGAATGAGCCACCCTCCCGAATGGGGGTAAGTCCGCCCGGCACGGCCGTGCGCAGGTTGAATACCGGCGCCGTAACCGGCAGGGCCCACAGCGCCCGGTAGTGCGTGCCCCAGAAAAAGCGGTGCACGGCTCCCCGCTCGTACTGAGGGCCGGCCGCTACCAGCACGGTAGAATCGGGGCGGATGGCAGCCGGGGGGGCGGACGCAACGCGTTGGGCCGGGGCCGAGCAGGACATGAGTAGCAGGCCGGCGGCCGGTGCTACCGACCAGCGGACCGGCCGGAACACGCGAGAAGAAAAGGGCACGGAACCGAGTAGTTACTGACGAATAAAGGCCGCCCGTTCCCGGACCGCCGCCCTTATAGCGCAAACCGAGGGGTAGCGGTTGTACAGTGGAGCATGTACTTTTCCGCGGGAACTGCGTTCAAGGAGCCTAGCCGCGTCTTTTCGCTCTGCATGAACCTTCGCTACTCCAGTCTTCTGCTGCTTTTCGCCGCCGCGGCCTGCGGCCGGGAAACTTACTTCCAGCCCGATGCCCGGGTGGATTTTGCCACGCCCCTCCCCCCTGCCGCCGACAGTGCCCGCGTAACGGCCGGCCGCCATTACCAGCGCGGGGTGCCGGGCCGCCTGCTGCTGGGTACCCACCACCGACCCAGCTGGACGCAACCCGTTACCCTACCCGTGCTGCACCCCCAGCGAGTAGTAGCGGGCGGCTTGAAATTCAGCAAGATGGGCGGCGGCTTCCAGACTACCAGCGTGACACTGGTAACCCCTGAAGGCCGCAACTACGCCCTGCGTTCCATCGACAAGGACCCCTATCGTACCCTGCCCAAGGTACTGCGCCAGGGCTTCGTGCTGACGGCCGTGCGCGATGCTACCTCGGCTGGCATGCCTTACGGGGCGTTTGTGGTCCCGCCCCTGGCAGAGGCCGCCGGGGTTCCCCATACTTCCCCGCGCCCTTTCTACGTCCGGGCCGATGAGGTAGGGCTGGGCGATGCTTCGGAGCGGTTTCAGGGGAAGGTGGTGCTGCTGGAAGAAAAATTTGAGGGCAAACAGAACATCTTCGGGCCGGTGGCCGGGGCCACGGCCCTGGAAGAATCGGATGATGTGCTGGCTGAGCTGTACGCTACCCCTGGCCACAAGCTGGACGGAGAGGCCTTTCTGCGGGCGCGGCTGCTGGACATCTGGCTGGGCGACTGGGACCGGCACGAGGGGCAGTGGAGCTGGGCCGCCTACCCCCAGCCCAGCGGCCAAACCTTATGGAAGCCCGTTCCCCAGGATCGGGACCAGGTATTTTTCCGGTTCGACGACGGTTTGGTGCCCTGGTTGGTCAGCAAGCTGGTTAGCAAGTTCCGCACATTCGGGCCGCGCTACCAGAGCACCGAGGGGTACACCCGCAACGCCAGCTTCATTGATGAGCGGGCCCTGGCCGAGGTAAGCCGGCCCGCCTACCGCCGCATCGCCCTCGACCTGCAGGCCCGCCTCACCGACGACGTAATCCGGCAAGCCGTTCGCCAGGGCCTGCCGGCTGAAGTGTACCAGAAAGAGGGCCTGAAGATGGAAAACGCCCTCCGAGCCCGCCGGGCTAAGCTGCCGCAGGTAGCCGACGAGTTCTATGCCCTGCAGGCGCACCATGTAGTGGTAGCCGGCACCGACCAGAATGAGCGGTTTGTGGTGGAGCGCCGCTCCGATACGGCCACCGTGGTATCGGTGTACCAGCTGGCCAACGACAAAAGCCGGAAAACGCCCTTGCTGCTCTACCAGCGCAGCTTCAACCCTACCGACACCCGCACGGTAGCCCTACATGGCCTGCAGGGCAAAGATGAGTTTGTTGTGTCGGGTCAGGTGCGCCGCTCGCCCTTCCTGGACATTTATGGCGGGCCCGGCTCTGATCTGGTGCAGGATTCTTCGCGCGTGGCCGGCTGGCGCAAGCGCACCCGTTTCTACGACACACGCCGCAACAATGAGCTGGAAATCGGCCCCGAATTCAAGGACCGCACAGAGCACAGCGTTAAACCGCACGCCTTCGACCGTGACGGCTCGGGGCGGTAAATGGTGAGGTGGTGAATGAGTAAGTGAGTGAAGTGTCCTGGCGAGGAGGCACGACGAAGCCATC is a genomic window containing:
- a CDS encoding DNA topoisomerase IV subunit B, whose amino-acid sequence is MAEEQVPAATPDHGYTEDSIRSLDWREHIRLRPGMYIGKLGDGSSYDDGIYVLVKEVIDNSIDEHVMGHGRTIDIKISDSRVQVRDYGRGIPLGKVVEVVSKINTGGKYDSKVFQKSVGLNGVGTKAVNALSNYFLVQSVREGLMKSAEFSQGVLTSDPKPVKTSQRNGTLMTFQPDDSIFRNYRFIPEYLENQIWNYVYLNAGLTINFNGQKYYSENGLLDLLARKADPESLRYPIIHLKGPDIELALTHGNDYGEEYYSFVNGQYTTQGGTHLAAFREAVVKTVREFYKKEYDAADIRSSIIAAISVRVQEPVFESQTKTKLGSINMGPDGPTVRGFVVDFLKEHLDNYLHKNPAVAEALRKRIEQSERERKDMAGVKKLANQRAKKANLHNRKLRDCRLHLGETKDAEKELLTTLFITEGDSASGSITKSRNVETEAVFSLRGKPLNCFGLKKKIVYENEELNLLQHALNIEEGIENLRYNRVVIATDADVDGMHIRLLLLTFFLQFFPDLVRNGHVFILETPLFRVRNKKTTIYCYNEQEKQAAMRKLGRNPEVTRFKGLGEISPDEFGKFIGDNIKLEPVILQSDRSIQQVLTYYMGKNTPARQEFIIENLRLEKDLVTSDVLPLEEVAEADLA
- a CDS encoding exonuclease domain-containing protein, with translation MYAIIDLETTGGQPAQDRITEIAIYIHDGEKVVDEFSTLLNPGRPIPFFITQLTGITDDMVRDAPKFHEVARRIVEITEGCVFVAHNVRFDYSFLKKEFADLGYNYSRKTLCTVRLSRSLMPGQPSYSLGKLCQNIGIPLNDRHRATGDAAATAILFGRLLKISQQEEALQAPGLSPAETLAAVDANAPSGRKPAASATAPATKQPSARKIKAVQDAIRTALLPPNITPEKVASLPQEAGVYYFHDEQGEVIYVGKSINIYKRIQQHFAVDYKSRKSIEFKNSISDITWELTGSELVALLYESHEIKRLKPLYNRAQRRSVFPAGIFLRTDENGYKHLYYGRADDHAQSHPLIALGNQYKAKGFLFHKVAKFNLCQKLCDLYKTTGSCFDYQVHRCKGACIGLEPAEEYNQRVEAAIESFTYEHGSFVVTGPGRRPDEKSIVVVENGRYLGFGYVDDTFTARRLPDFIEAITRYNDNKDVQQIIRQYLRTKHKDKVKIFKNAG
- a CDS encoding AI-2E family transporter translates to MFPPATQHHLPPSGHKPNPEVKQAPVVQFAFLMIGAVLLVYSLRVLDDVLLPLVFSGIFSLLLLPICRWLELKGLPRVLAIILCLLLLVLIVAGVVVGFGSQLAQFKNEIPKLQTKTMEFFNSAQEWAHQRFGYQPMSIEEVKDSTMKALKKSGGTYLGTTLNTTTSALSNILQVFIYIFCLLLYRDHLRQFMFRFVAPDKRTAVLHTVDSIQTVVQAYISGLVKVIIIVAVLNGIGLVALGVKFAVFFAIFASVLAVIPYIGIMIGATIPAIITLVETGSIVQAALVIGVFVVVQFLEGNFITPMITGSQVSINPLAAILALILGNELWGTPGMILSIPIMAVIKVVLDASKVTEPWGFLLGDTAEGEDSTKPGEKQPGFFGRIWARVTGKAA
- a CDS encoding PA2169 family four-helix-bundle protein, translated to MATITGDTARAYNDLVEINKTAAKGYQEAAEGASSADLKAKFSQFSQQRAQFASELSQHAQQYGISTEEGNTVEGLVADAAAAVHRGWINIKSAITGQDDSAILGECETGDAVALQSYETALKASELPAEARNVLQKQHGEILSAKNWVTQQKGTR